The following proteins come from a genomic window of Dongia rigui:
- a CDS encoding peptidylprolyl isomerase has protein sequence MTMFFNRLHVIVLTLGVLLGAVVAPMQPASAQDALKIVAVVNEDIITELDLFMRMRLAMVSAKLTDTPETRQRLLPTLLRTMIDERLKNQEAKRQNVPVAAGEVQQRIDDLAKRNGLSTEQFAATLESNGILIDTLADQIKTELAWARLVQRKLRSQVKITDEEIDQALANMQAAQGQTEYRLSQIYLSAGSGDEASVQQSAQRLKEQLEQGADFAALASEFSQDQGAIRGGDWGWVRLDMLDPPVAQVVQSLQPGQIGGPVRGAGGYYVVTVKASRVIDARTVSAGTVEMEQIVWSLPTDAADSEVRKAISQANPLISRVQSCADLANIAGDAKPGVYRNLGNVLVQDLPAEVQSYALNQPIGEPTPPLRTNRGVGIYVVCSRGAGDDASLSRVSVADRLGRQRLDTLARGYLSDLRRAAVIDIRL, from the coding sequence ATGACGATGTTCTTCAACAGATTGCACGTAATCGTGCTGACCCTTGGCGTTCTTCTGGGCGCTGTCGTTGCACCGATGCAGCCGGCGTCGGCGCAGGACGCGCTCAAGATCGTGGCGGTCGTCAACGAAGACATCATCACTGAACTCGACCTCTTCATGCGCATGCGCCTCGCCATGGTTTCGGCCAAGCTCACCGACACGCCGGAGACGCGACAGCGACTGCTGCCCACCTTGCTGCGCACCATGATCGACGAGCGGCTCAAGAACCAGGAAGCAAAACGGCAGAATGTCCCTGTTGCGGCCGGCGAAGTGCAGCAGCGCATCGACGATCTTGCCAAGCGCAACGGCCTCAGCACCGAGCAGTTCGCCGCGACATTGGAAAGCAACGGCATCCTGATCGACACGCTGGCCGACCAGATCAAGACCGAACTTGCCTGGGCTCGCCTTGTGCAGCGCAAGCTGCGCTCGCAGGTCAAGATCACGGATGAAGAAATCGACCAGGCGCTTGCCAACATGCAGGCGGCACAGGGCCAGACCGAATATCGCCTGTCGCAGATCTACCTCTCGGCCGGCAGCGGCGACGAGGCCAGCGTTCAGCAATCGGCACAGCGGCTGAAGGAACAGTTGGAGCAGGGCGCCGACTTTGCCGCCCTGGCCAGCGAATTTTCCCAGGATCAGGGCGCCATTCGCGGCGGCGATTGGGGCTGGGTGCGTCTCGATATGCTGGATCCGCCGGTGGCCCAGGTGGTGCAGTCGCTGCAACCGGGCCAGATTGGCGGACCGGTGCGCGGCGCCGGCGGCTATTATGTCGTGACCGTCAAGGCGTCACGCGTCATCGACGCGCGAACGGTTTCGGCGGGCACGGTTGAAATGGAGCAGATCGTGTGGTCGCTCCCGACCGATGCCGCTGACTCGGAAGTGCGCAAGGCGATTTCCCAGGCCAATCCGCTCATTTCACGGGTCCAGTCCTGTGCCGACCTGGCCAACATCGCCGGTGACGCCAAGCCGGGCGTTTATCGCAATCTCGGCAATGTTCTGGTGCAGGACCTGCCGGCCGAGGTGCAGTCCTATGCGCTCAACCAGCCGATCGGCGAGCCCACGCCGCCACTGCGGACCAACCGCGGTGTTGGCATCTATGTCGTGTGCAGCCGTGGTGCCGGTGACGATGCGTCGCTCTCGCGCGTTAGCGTCGCCGACCGTCTCGGTCGGCAGCGTCTTGATACGCTGGCGCGCGGCTATCTTTCCGATCTGCGGCGCGCGGCGGTGATCGACATCCGCCTATGA
- a CDS encoding LPS-assembly protein LptD: MGSAFGAALYGVVIAMGTVSPAKADDTVHLVADEVGYDEDFGIYVARGHVEAQRGDKIIMADTLTYNERTKTVTANGNVAMLLPNGDTMFGNYVDVTEDFNDGIVQGFKGLFKDQSRLAAQTAQRVDGNKMILKNAVYTPCLPCRTDPSRQPIWQVKAREVVQDDVAQTITYDNAWMEMWGVPVFWTPYFQHPAPGVKRATGLLEPRISASSGRAGYQYAQPYFIALGPDKDLTLTPIVRIGGDPDSAGAVGDVEYRQHVREGAFRLEVSGTQEDRVGNEDTSVVKNNEFRGHLEADGLFEINRDWRWGFNNKVTTDKSYLRQYHFGSPDWLENQLWAEGFFGRSYFDARAMGFQSTDKDFDSDNAPMVLPSINYNFVSEPGQYGSYWGLNLNTRNIVRTDDRDSLRFSASPSWTLPYTSSIGDIYEMKLSFQSDLYIVNDVDKNSDAVNGGDFDGVAGRFFPEASFKWHYPFVHPGQTITQVFQPIAQLVLAPDCCNTGKIPNDDSRAFEWDDTKVFDSDRFAGGDRVDSGSRFNYGAEWTGYLPDGGSLDVFLGQSLRFWNDGDEVRDGSGIDDDLSDLVGRVVVAPADWLDLTYRFRLDVEDFDMNRQDMGLSIGPEELNGWINYVQIEDDVEGGKEEQIGAGVRAKIGEFWTVGAQGSYDIHDNDLLAVGSMLEYQDECFGMLLKASYAPESDEDDTSGDFTALVQFRFTNLGNIGSSF, translated from the coding sequence ATGGGTTCAGCCTTTGGCGCTGCCCTCTATGGCGTTGTCATTGCCATGGGGACGGTGAGCCCTGCCAAGGCGGACGACACCGTCCATCTGGTGGCCGACGAAGTCGGCTATGACGAGGATTTCGGCATATACGTCGCGCGCGGCCATGTCGAGGCGCAGCGCGGCGACAAGATCATCATGGCCGACACGCTGACCTACAACGAGCGGACCAAGACCGTCACCGCCAACGGCAATGTCGCCATGCTGCTGCCGAACGGCGACACGATGTTCGGCAACTACGTCGACGTGACCGAGGATTTCAACGACGGCATCGTGCAGGGCTTCAAAGGCCTGTTCAAGGACCAGTCACGCCTCGCCGCGCAAACGGCGCAACGCGTCGACGGCAACAAGATGATCTTGAAGAATGCGGTCTATACGCCGTGTCTGCCCTGCCGCACCGACCCATCGCGCCAGCCGATCTGGCAGGTGAAGGCGCGCGAGGTCGTGCAAGACGACGTCGCCCAGACCATCACCTACGACAATGCCTGGATGGAAATGTGGGGTGTCCCGGTTTTCTGGACGCCGTACTTCCAGCACCCGGCACCGGGCGTCAAACGCGCCACCGGATTGCTCGAGCCGCGCATCTCGGCCTCATCGGGCCGCGCCGGCTACCAATATGCCCAGCCCTATTTCATCGCCTTGGGTCCGGACAAGGACCTTACCCTGACGCCGATCGTGCGCATCGGCGGCGATCCGGATTCCGCGGGTGCCGTGGGCGACGTGGAATATCGCCAGCATGTACGCGAGGGCGCCTTCCGCCTGGAAGTTTCCGGCACCCAGGAAGACCGCGTCGGCAACGAGGACACCTCGGTCGTCAAGAACAACGAGTTCCGCGGGCATCTCGAGGCGGATGGCCTGTTCGAGATCAATCGCGATTGGCGCTGGGGCTTCAACAACAAGGTGACGACCGACAAGTCGTATCTGCGCCAGTATCATTTCGGCTCACCCGACTGGCTGGAAAACCAGCTCTGGGCCGAAGGGTTCTTCGGTCGCTCTTACTTCGATGCCCGCGCCATGGGCTTTCAGTCGACCGACAAGGATTTCGATTCCGACAACGCGCCGATGGTGCTGCCGTCGATCAACTACAATTTTGTCAGCGAACCGGGCCAATACGGTTCCTATTGGGGCCTCAACCTCAACACCCGCAACATCGTGCGCACGGACGACCGCGATTCCTTGCGCTTCTCCGCTAGCCCCAGCTGGACGCTGCCCTATACCAGCTCGATTGGCGACATTTACGAAATGAAGCTGTCGTTCCAGAGTGACCTGTATATCGTCAACGACGTCGACAAGAATTCGGATGCCGTGAACGGCGGTGATTTCGACGGCGTCGCAGGCCGCTTCTTTCCGGAAGCCAGCTTCAAATGGCACTATCCCTTCGTCCATCCCGGTCAAACGATCACCCAGGTTTTCCAGCCGATTGCGCAACTGGTGCTGGCGCCGGATTGCTGCAACACCGGCAAGATTCCCAACGACGACAGCCGTGCCTTTGAATGGGACGACACCAAGGTGTTCGATTCCGATCGCTTCGCCGGTGGCGACCGGGTCGATTCCGGCTCGCGCTTCAATTACGGCGCCGAGTGGACGGGCTATCTCCCCGATGGCGGTTCGCTCGACGTGTTCCTGGGGCAAAGCCTGCGCTTCTGGAACGACGGCGACGAAGTGCGTGACGGCAGCGGCATCGATGACGATCTGTCGGATCTGGTCGGCCGCGTTGTCGTGGCGCCGGCCGACTGGCTCGATTTGACCTACCGTTTCCGCCTGGATGTCGAAGATTTCGACATGAACCGGCAGGATATGGGGCTGTCGATCGGGCCGGAAGAACTGAATGGCTGGATCAACTACGTCCAGATCGAGGATGATGTCGAAGGCGGCAAGGAAGAGCAGATCGGGGCCGGTGTGCGCGCCAAGATAGGCGAATTCTGGACAGTCGGCGCGCAAGGCAGCTACGACATCCACGACAACGATCTGCTCGCGGTCGGATCGATGCTGGAATACCAGGACGAATGCTTCGGCATGTTGCTTAAGGCCAGCTACGCGCCGGAGAGCGACGAAGACGATACCAGCGGCGATTTTACTGCCTTAGTCCAGTTCCGTTTCACCAATCTCGGCAATATCGGGTCGAGTTTCTAA
- a CDS encoding leucyl aminopeptidase, translating to MKVTFAKPEVPAQGAYVVGVLEGRKLTAAAAQAEKATKGAVSRALNASRFKGGADEQLIVLAPAGLDATRLILAGFGNPAKLDAAAVEAIGGRLVAALNGAGEREATIAVETPAGCALSEAEIAARIGMGARLRSYRFDKYRTKEKPEHKPTLKKLTITLSDPAGAKKAFDPLDKIVDSVNMTRNLVSEPANIIYPATLAKEAATLAELGVTVQILGEKEMKKLGMGALLGVGQGSERESQLVTMQWNGASDSKAKPICFVGKGVTFDTGGISIKPAAGMEDMKWDMGGSGVVIGVMRALAARKAKVNAVGVIGLVENMPSGTAQRPGDIVTSMSGQTIEVLNTDAEGRLVLADALWYAQENFRPKAIVDLATLTGAIMVALGTDHAGLFSNDDTLSDQLIAAGKTTGELLWRMPLAPSYDRLIDSPAADMKNIGGRYGGSITAAQFLQRFIQKGTPWAHLDIAGVTWSEKDKATTPKGATAFGVRLLEQLVARNYEDK from the coding sequence ATGAAGGTCACCTTTGCCAAGCCGGAAGTGCCCGCTCAGGGCGCGTATGTCGTCGGCGTCTTGGAAGGTCGCAAGCTGACCGCCGCCGCCGCCCAGGCGGAAAAGGCCACAAAGGGTGCCGTGTCGCGCGCGCTCAATGCCAGCCGCTTCAAAGGCGGCGCGGACGAGCAGTTGATCGTGCTGGCCCCGGCCGGCCTTGACGCCACCCGGCTGATTCTGGCCGGCTTCGGCAACCCCGCCAAGCTCGATGCCGCTGCCGTCGAGGCGATCGGTGGCCGCTTGGTCGCAGCCCTTAACGGCGCTGGCGAACGGGAGGCGACCATCGCCGTCGAAACGCCCGCCGGCTGTGCCCTCAGCGAGGCTGAAATCGCCGCCCGGATCGGTATGGGCGCCCGCCTCCGCTCCTACCGGTTCGACAAGTACCGCACCAAGGAAAAGCCCGAGCACAAGCCGACCCTCAAGAAGCTGACAATCACGCTCAGCGATCCGGCCGGCGCCAAGAAGGCCTTCGATCCGCTCGACAAGATTGTCGATTCCGTCAACATGACGCGCAACCTGGTTTCGGAACCCGCCAACATCATCTACCCGGCGACGCTCGCAAAGGAAGCAGCGACCCTCGCCGAACTCGGCGTCACCGTCCAGATCCTCGGCGAGAAGGAAATGAAGAAGCTCGGCATGGGCGCCCTCCTTGGCGTCGGCCAGGGCTCGGAGCGCGAAAGCCAGCTCGTCACCATGCAGTGGAATGGCGCCTCTGATTCCAAGGCGAAGCCGATTTGCTTCGTCGGCAAGGGCGTCACCTTCGATACCGGCGGCATTTCCATCAAGCCGGCGGCCGGCATGGAAGACATGAAGTGGGACATGGGCGGCTCCGGCGTCGTCATCGGCGTGATGCGCGCGCTGGCCGCCCGCAAGGCCAAGGTCAATGCCGTGGGTGTCATCGGCCTGGTCGAGAACATGCCGTCCGGCACGGCGCAGCGCCCCGGCGATATCGTGACCTCGATGTCGGGCCAGACCATCGAAGTGCTCAACACCGACGCCGAAGGCCGATTGGTTCTCGCCGATGCCCTGTGGTATGCGCAGGAGAATTTCCGCCCCAAGGCGATCGTCGACCTGGCAACACTCACCGGCGCCATCATGGTGGCGCTCGGTACCGACCATGCCGGCCTCTTTTCCAATGACGACACGCTGTCGGATCAGCTGATCGCCGCCGGCAAGACGACGGGCGAACTGCTGTGGCGCATGCCGCTGGCACCCTCCTATGACCGACTGATCGATTCACCCGCGGCCGATATGAAGAACATCGGCGGTCGCTATGGCGGCTCGATCACCGCGGCGCAGTTCCTGCAACGCTTCATCCAGAAGGGCACGCCCTGGGCGCATCTCGACATCGCCGGCGTCACCTGGAGCGAGAAGGACAAGGCAACCACGCCCAAGGGCGCCACGGCCTTTGGCGTGCGCCTGCTCGAGCAGTTGGTGGCGCGGAATTACGAGGACAAGTAA
- a CDS encoding DNA polymerase III subunit chi — MAEIRFYHLTKSRLEEALTRLLRRVIDRQDRAVVMAGSTERVEALNAHLWNFDPPSFLPHGSAKDGNAADQPVYLTAQFENPNGAKLLLLCDGAGAPPASDLDAMGFTLVCTLFNGLDEEAVGTARAQWRDYKNAGQQLVYYQQDEDGGWVEKARQ, encoded by the coding sequence ATGGCGGAGATCCGCTTTTATCACCTGACGAAATCGCGGCTGGAGGAGGCGCTGACCCGCCTCCTCCGTCGCGTCATCGACCGGCAGGACCGCGCCGTGGTCATGGCCGGCTCGACCGAGCGGGTCGAAGCGCTCAATGCGCATTTGTGGAATTTCGACCCGCCAAGCTTCCTGCCGCACGGCTCGGCCAAGGACGGCAATGCGGCCGACCAGCCGGTCTACCTTACCGCTCAGTTCGAGAACCCGAACGGTGCCAAGCTGCTGTTGCTGTGCGACGGGGCCGGCGCACCGCCCGCAAGTGACCTCGATGCCATGGGTTTCACCCTGGTCTGTACGCTTTTCAACGGCCTTGACGAAGAAGCCGTAGGGACCGCGCGCGCGCAGTGGCGCGACTACAAGAATGCCGGGCAGCAGTTGGTCTATTACCAGCAGGATGAAGACGGCGGCTGGGTCGAAAAGGCGCGACAATAA
- a CDS encoding TadE/TadG family type IV pilus assembly protein, with product MKRILSISRVILGGRRFDDRGVAIIEFALVMPILLLMTFGAIEIGMIMAVQSTLEGGLKEASRYGITGQTPSDSARIDKIRAILADHTIDLVDMNEAVFSVKTYPSFSGVGQPEPFVDSAPDPDDPSDTTCHNNKYDPPSTGCTETFTDTDGDGVWDPDIGQDGAGMGGEVVSYSVEIPWHVMTPFVGKLLAPSGKIPLRATIVVRNEPNLYKNAGSSSN from the coding sequence ATGAAGCGAATTTTATCCATTTCCCGGGTGATCTTGGGCGGCCGTCGTTTCGACGATCGCGGCGTCGCGATCATCGAATTCGCGCTGGTCATGCCGATCCTGCTGCTGATGACATTCGGCGCCATCGAGATTGGCATGATCATGGCGGTGCAGTCGACGCTTGAGGGCGGCCTTAAGGAAGCATCGCGTTACGGCATCACCGGCCAGACGCCCTCCGACTCAGCTCGCATCGACAAGATCCGCGCCATCCTCGCCGATCACACGATCGATCTCGTCGACATGAACGAGGCGGTGTTTTCGGTGAAGACCTATCCGAGCTTTTCCGGTGTCGGCCAGCCCGAGCCCTTCGTCGACAGCGCACCCGACCCCGACGACCCCAGCGACACGACCTGCCACAACAACAAATACGATCCGCCCAGCACCGGCTGCACCGAGACCTTTACCGATACCGATGGCGACGGCGTGTGGGATCCCGATATCGGCCAGGACGGCGCCGGTATGGGTGGCGAAGTCGTCTCCTACAGCGTCGAGATCCCGTGGCATGTAATGACGCCTTTCGTCGGCAAGCTGCTGGCGCCCAGCGGCAAGATTCCGCTGCGCGCCACCATCGTCGTGCGCAACGAGCCCAATCTCTACAAGAACGCTGGAAGCAGCTCGAATTGA
- a CDS encoding TadE/TadG family type IV pilus assembly protein, whose product MMARIRALLQKSRRAELGSMAVEMALFLFFFSTLFLGTFEVPRYLLIGQKMERAAASMADLVAQIDPAQDNNVLAKINDLFKAASGLMSPYDLDTKGRVIITSLSNPDGTAEKVAWQLMSPGSFTAYSKIGTTGGTPVLPTGMVIREGENIIVAEIVFKYEPLFGSMIYSERTIYTRAFTRPRFSNLTATPK is encoded by the coding sequence ATGATGGCCAGAATCCGCGCCTTGCTGCAGAAATCGCGCCGCGCCGAGCTCGGCTCGATGGCGGTTGAAATGGCGCTGTTCCTGTTCTTCTTCTCGACCCTGTTCCTTGGCACCTTCGAAGTGCCGCGTTACCTGTTGATCGGCCAGAAAATGGAGCGGGCTGCGGCTTCGATGGCCGACCTCGTTGCCCAGATCGATCCTGCGCAAGACAACAATGTCCTTGCCAAGATCAATGACCTGTTCAAGGCGGCCAGCGGCTTGATGTCGCCTTATGACCTCGACACCAAGGGTCGTGTCATCATCACGTCCCTGTCGAACCCCGACGGCACGGCCGAGAAAGTGGCCTGGCAGCTGATGAGCCCCGGCAGCTTTACTGCCTATAGCAAGATCGGCACAACCGGCGGCACACCGGTCCTGCCCACAGGGATGGTCATTCGTGAGGGTGAGAACATCATCGTCGCCGAGATCGTCTTCAAATACGAACCGCTCTTCGGCTCGATGATCTATAGCGAACGAACCATCTATACCCGCGCCTTCACCCGCCCGCGCTTTTCCAATCTCACTGCCACGCCGAAGTAA
- a CDS encoding pilus assembly protein TadG-related protein, whose amino-acid sequence MGPQLFNRPVIGRAFGKCRKAGSAFGADQRGSVAIWVGVALTVFIGCAGLAVDTARGYMLKARLSQALDAAALAGAKQLGSDKVDSDITMFFNANFPAAQLEATLDGPHVVQDLANNTVNVDAKASINTTLMSVLGFKKITVGAAASAVRGINGLDVVIAIDISGSMCKPCTKIEAAQSAAKLLVDTVYADPNPKEVTISGVTYPLLNIGMVPWGGKVNVSDDGATYDPDKVVTEPVGSNFTNPVTGVTQSDIYFAKDFTDVRLLSKPPAGWKGGVYARYIDDNNNTNDSDLKLGYGTYGGKSWIAYEPILPGQGEPINPETVKWDLTTGGTWGNGKYAQCAEAYWNDNGLAKTDHPTGTSGIIDRPSYWVKGNQGSATSQGNDCTPVPGPGIRRLLPVRNATEKAAMVTSINNLFKGVDTLSEHYTDTPQGLFWAWEVLMPGKPFDEGKASVPFNRTQAIVLLTDGIATGANGDSYKGAFGFYTTAATTTSHGKLGDGSYNNKNNRLKQLATAIKGANPAQGVKIYVVQYDEPDATLKALLQSVATGKNAPYYYQASSATDLEAAFKSIAASLSVLRLSK is encoded by the coding sequence ATGGGACCCCAGCTGTTTAATCGCCCGGTGATCGGCCGCGCCTTTGGGAAATGCCGCAAGGCGGGAAGCGCTTTTGGCGCTGACCAGCGCGGTTCCGTAGCCATTTGGGTGGGCGTCGCCCTGACCGTCTTCATCGGCTGCGCCGGCCTCGCCGTCGATACGGCGCGTGGTTACATGTTGAAGGCACGCCTGTCGCAGGCCCTGGACGCGGCGGCCCTCGCCGGCGCCAAGCAGCTCGGCAGCGACAAGGTCGACAGTGACATTACCATGTTCTTCAACGCCAACTTCCCGGCGGCGCAGCTCGAGGCCACGCTGGATGGCCCTCATGTGGTGCAAGACCTTGCCAACAATACCGTCAATGTCGATGCCAAGGCCTCCATCAACACGACGCTGATGTCGGTGCTCGGATTCAAGAAGATCACCGTGGGCGCCGCAGCCAGCGCGGTACGCGGCATCAACGGCCTCGACGTCGTGATCGCCATCGATATCTCCGGCTCGATGTGCAAGCCCTGCACCAAGATCGAGGCGGCGCAAAGTGCGGCCAAGCTGCTGGTCGACACCGTCTATGCCGATCCAAATCCCAAGGAAGTCACGATCTCGGGGGTAACCTATCCACTGCTCAACATCGGCATGGTACCCTGGGGTGGCAAGGTGAACGTTTCGGACGATGGCGCCACCTATGATCCGGACAAGGTCGTCACCGAACCGGTTGGCAGCAATTTCACCAACCCGGTCACCGGTGTGACCCAGTCCGACATCTACTTCGCCAAGGACTTCACCGACGTGCGATTGCTGAGCAAGCCGCCGGCCGGATGGAAGGGCGGCGTTTACGCGCGCTATATCGATGACAACAACAATACCAATGATTCCGATCTGAAGCTCGGCTATGGCACCTATGGCGGCAAATCGTGGATTGCGTATGAGCCGATCCTGCCGGGTCAGGGTGAGCCGATCAATCCAGAGACCGTCAAATGGGATCTCACGACCGGCGGCACCTGGGGCAATGGAAAATATGCGCAGTGCGCGGAAGCTTATTGGAACGACAACGGTCTCGCCAAGACGGATCATCCGACGGGCACATCCGGCATCATCGACCGGCCGAGCTATTGGGTGAAGGGCAATCAGGGCAGCGCCACCAGCCAAGGCAATGATTGCACGCCCGTGCCCGGGCCAGGAATTCGCCGCCTGTTACCCGTGCGCAATGCGACCGAAAAGGCGGCCATGGTCACGTCGATCAATAACCTCTTCAAGGGCGTCGACACGTTATCTGAACACTATACCGATACCCCCCAGGGCTTGTTCTGGGCATGGGAAGTCCTGATGCCGGGCAAGCCCTTCGATGAAGGCAAGGCCTCGGTCCCGTTCAACCGCACTCAGGCCATCGTACTGCTGACGGACGGCATCGCGACGGGTGCCAATGGTGATTCCTATAAAGGTGCATTCGGCTTTTACACGACAGCCGCGACGACGACATCCCACGGCAAGCTGGGCGACGGCAGCTACAACAACAAGAACAACCGGCTGAAACAGCTGGCGACGGCAATCAAGGGTGCCAATCCGGCACAGGGCGTGAAGATCTATGTCGTGCAGTACGACGAACCGGATGCGACCTTGAAGGCGCTGTTGCAATCGGTCGCGACGGGAAAGAACGCCCCCTATTACTATCAGGCAAGCTCGGCCACCGATCTCGAGGCGGCGTTCAAGTCGATTGCCGCCAGCCTCTCGGTCCTGCGCCTCTCCAAGTAA
- a CDS encoding pilus assembly protein N-terminal domain-containing protein: MRMITKATIAAFVLASLAVPAFADDVVQVTWRKAQIMSFGEGVGGIIIGDPKVVDVTVEANGQIVVFGKTPGETNLIVTGADNTVLFNAPIVVMPEDNRQVSIINAGSGTISERSWTCLTRCVQVLGPGGTSYASIQPQGGGATAPAAAAGGSNAAATAAAQQTAQGVGNANAATAQGASGVVGQGGGIVITP; the protein is encoded by the coding sequence ATGCGTATGATCACCAAGGCCACCATTGCAGCATTCGTCCTGGCTTCGCTGGCCGTGCCCGCCTTTGCCGATGATGTCGTTCAGGTGACCTGGCGCAAGGCGCAGATCATGTCCTTCGGTGAAGGTGTCGGCGGCATCATCATCGGCGATCCGAAAGTTGTCGACGTGACGGTTGAAGCCAATGGCCAGATCGTCGTCTTCGGCAAGACCCCGGGCGAGACCAACCTCATCGTGACGGGCGCCGACAATACGGTCCTGTTCAACGCCCCCATCGTGGTGATGCCGGAAGACAATCGCCAGGTCTCCATCATCAATGCCGGCAGCGGCACCATCAGCGAGCGCAGCTGGACCTGCCTGACGCGTTGCGTCCAGGTGCTAGGTCCCGGCGGCACCAGCTATGCCTCGATCCAGCCGCAAGGCGGCGGTGCTACGGCGCCGGCAGCGGCAGCGGGCGGCAGCAACGCCGCTGCAACCGCGGCCGCGCAGCAGACGGCACAGGGCGTCGGCAACGCCAATGCAGCGACGGCGCAAGGTGCCAGCGGTGTTGTCGGCCAAGGTGGCGGAATCGTGATAACGCCCTGA
- a CDS encoding tetratricopeptide repeat protein: MMAINRWAGRQGQRGANCALLVGALLGLGACGSMPGSAKSTEGASDAPAATAKPSEVDPQLKLAAMQAEAQNNYLEAAQHYQSLLSRDPDNLELALGLARNLRFAGSTPQDIDLLNQLIAKNGRTPRLLTELGKSYVSSDQMNLAIPVLQEATSLEGATWDSFSTLGVAFDYQNQFERAREEYAQALMLSPRNPDVLNNLALSQAQSGDLDGAIETLGQATDQASASPQTRQNLALLLALKGDTAGAERLARKDLPKEMADLNAEYYRYLTGN; the protein is encoded by the coding sequence ATGATGGCGATCAATCGGTGGGCGGGGCGACAGGGTCAACGAGGCGCCAACTGCGCACTCCTGGTGGGTGCGCTGCTCGGCCTTGGCGCCTGCGGAAGCATGCCGGGAAGCGCCAAATCGACCGAGGGGGCCAGTGACGCGCCAGCCGCGACCGCCAAGCCATCCGAGGTCGACCCGCAGCTCAAGCTCGCCGCCATGCAGGCCGAGGCACAGAACAACTACCTGGAGGCGGCGCAGCATTACCAATCGCTGCTCAGCCGTGACCCCGACAATCTTGAACTGGCGCTTGGCCTCGCCCGCAACCTGCGCTTTGCCGGCAGCACGCCGCAGGACATCGACCTCCTCAACCAGTTGATCGCCAAGAATGGCCGCACGCCCCGGCTGCTCACCGAGCTCGGCAAATCCTATGTCTCCAGCGACCAGATGAATCTGGCCATCCCGGTCCTGCAGGAGGCGACATCGCTTGAAGGTGCGACCTGGGACAGCTTCTCGACGCTGGGCGTCGCCTTCGATTATCAGAACCAATTCGAACGCGCGCGTGAGGAATACGCCCAGGCGCTGATGCTGTCGCCACGCAACCCGGACGTTCTCAACAATCTTGCTTTGTCGCAGGCGCAGTCGGGCGATCTCGATGGCGCGATCGAGACCTTGGGCCAGGCCACCGACCAGGCCAGCGCTTCGCCACAAACCCGGCAGAACCTCGCCTTGCTGCTGGCACTCAAAGGCGACACCGCCGGGGCCGAACGCCTGGCGCGCAAGGACCTGCCCAAGGAAATGGCGGATCTCAACGCCGAGTACTACCGCTATCTCACCGGCAACTGA